Proteins co-encoded in one Setaria viridis chromosome 9, Setaria_viridis_v4.0, whole genome shotgun sequence genomic window:
- the LOC117839332 gene encoding pyruvate kinase isozyme G, chloroplastic, protein MAAAAEIGAFTAARMAAPAFRPAAAPAPAAAAPLQPMRAVAARSLRTVATETLTADLAGATNGAVHAQMNSEAATEITSQAVIANSRRKTKIVCTIGPSTNTREMIWKLAETGMNVARLNMSHGDHQSHQKVIDLVKEYNAQNTDGNIIAIMLDTKGPEVRSGDVPEPIMLKEGQEFNFTIKRGVSTADTVSVNYDDFINDVEVGDILLVDGGMMALAVKSKSADTVKCEVVDGGELKSRRHLNVRGKSATLPSITEKDWEDIKFGVENGVDFYAVSFVKDARVIHELKDYLKGANADIHVIPKIESADSIPNLQSIIAASDGAMVARGDLGAELPIEDVPLLQAEIVQTCRSMEKPVIVATNMLESMINHPTPTRAEVSDIAIAVREGADAIMLSGETAHGKYPLKAVKVMHTVALRTESSLYNPTTSPGLVAPAQALHNECSPSQLSKMFGSHSTMMANTLRTPIIVFTQTGSMAVLLSHYRPASTIFAFTNEERVKQRLALYQGVIPIHMQFSDDAEETFSRAISSLLKAQHVKKGDYVTLVQSGVASIWRDESTHHIQVRKVQG, encoded by the exons atggcggcggcggcggagatcggGGCTTTCACGGCGGCGAgaatggcggcgccggcgttcaGGCCGGCTGCGGCtcccgcccccgcggcggcggcgccactgCAGCCTATGAGGGCTGTGGCGGCGCGGTCGCTGCGGACGGTCGCCACCGAGACGCTGACGGCAGATCTCGCCGGCGCGACCAACGGCGCGGTGCATGCTCAG ATGAATAGCGAGGCTGCTACTGAAATCACTTCACAGGCGGTTATTGCGAATTCTAGGAGGAAGACAAAGATAGTCTGCACCATAGGCCCCTCAACCAACACTCGTGAGATGATCTGGAAGCTTGCAGAGACTGGAATGAATGTTGCGCGCCTTAATATGTCCCATGGTGACCATCAGTCACACCAGAAGGTTATTGATTTGGTCAAGGAGTACAATGCACAGAACACTGATGGCAATATTATCGCCATCATGCTGGACACCAAG GGTCCTGAAGTTAGAAGTGGGGATGTTCCAGAACCAATCATGCTCAAGGAAGGTCAAGAGTTCAACTTCACGATTAAGAGAGGGGTGAGCACTGCGGACACCGTCAGCGTGAATTATGATGACTTCATAAATGATGTTGAAGTTGGCGACATACTGTTAGTGGATG GTGGTATGATGGCACTTGCTGTGAAGTCTAAATCAGCTGATACTGTCAAGTGTGAAGTAGTTGATGGTGGAGAATTGAAATCAAGGCGCCACCTAAATGTCCGTGGAAAGAGTGCCACTTTGCCATCTATCACTG AAAAGGATTGGGAAGACATAAAATTTGGCGTCGAAAATGGTGTTGATTTCTATGCAGTTTCCTTTGTGAAAGACGCCAGAGTTATTCATGAATTAAAGGACTATCTTAAAG GTGCGAATGCGGATATACATGTCATTCCAAAAATTGAAAGTGCAGATTCAATACCAAATCTGCAGTCCATTATTGCTGCTTCAGATGGG GCAATGGTGGCTCGTGGAGACCTTGGTGCTGAACTTCCGATTGAGGATGTTCCTTTGCTACAG GCAGAGATTGTCCAAACATGTCGAAGCATGGAGAAACCAGTCATTGTCGCTACAAATATGTTGGAAAGCATGATTAACCATCCTACTCCAACTAGGGCAGAAGTTTCTGACATAGCTATTGCAGTCCGGGAAGGTGCTGATGCCATCATGTTATCTGGCGAAACTGCACATGGAAA GTACCCACTAAAGGCAGTCAAGGTGATGCACACTGTGGCACTTAGAACAGAATCCAGCCTTTATAACCCAACTACCTCCCCTGGTCTTGTTGCACCTGCACAG GCTCTACACAATGAGTGTTCCCCAAGTCAGCTAAGTAAAATGTTTGGATCTCATTCAACCATGATGGCAAACACCCTTCGTACACCCATCATTGTATTTACACAGACAGGCTCCATGGCTGTCCTCCTGAGCCACTATCGTCCCGCATCTACAATATTTGCATTTACGAACGA GGAACGAGTGAAGCAACGGCTGGCACTCTATCAGGGGGTCATCCCTATCCACATGCAGTTCTCTGACGACGCAGAAGAAACTTTCTCCAGAGCAATTAGCAGCTTGCTG AAAGCACAACATGTGAAGAAGGGGGACTACGTGACCCTCGTCCAGAGTGGAGTGGCTTCAATCTGGAGAGACGAATCCACTCACCACATCCAAGTGAGGAAAGTTCAAGGTTGA
- the LOC117840287 gene encoding uncharacterized protein, with the protein MAAAARGQKALGALPQLVKSLRSEPVSDGARLRRLPSLRRTFSLYDQINLIDSVPEDQLRFQSYDDTGFKINNVKYEGSLLIVENKIMTWAPKTFSEITAESLSIFKVVHPIPEILILGCGKHIHPVSPELRNFIRSTGMKLEAVDSRNAASTYNILNEEGRPVAAAVLPFGVTC; encoded by the exons atggcggcggcggcgcgggggcagAAAGCGCTGGGCGCGCTGCCGCAGCTGGTGAAGTCGCTGCGTAGCGAACCCGTCTCCGATGGCGCACGGCTCAGGCGCCTTCCTTCTCTCAG GAGGACCTTCTCTCTGTACGACCAGATCAACCTCATCGACAGCGTCCCCGAAGACCAGCTCCGATTCCAGTC GTATGATGACACTGGATTCAAGATTAATAATGTAAAATATGAAGGCAGCTTATTGATTGTAGAGAACAAGATAATGACATGGGCACCCAAAACGTTCTCTGAGATAACTGCTGAAAG TTTATCAATCTTCAAAGTTGTACACCCTATCCCAG AGATCTTGATTCTTGGTTGTGGAAAACACATCCACCCGGTCAGTCCCGAGCTGCGGAACTTCATTCGGTCGACTGGAATGAAACTTGAAGCCGTCGATTCG AGGAATGCGGCTTCGACATATAATATCCTGAACGAGGAGGGCAGACCGGTGGCAGCTGCAGTTCTTCCATTCGGAGTCACTTGCTGA
- the LOC117840288 gene encoding tobamovirus multiplication protein 2B translates to MAAAGGGGGGGGGAKAAVAEQIAQAVRSTSNLLQLMEQSSPAQVHLAKLPKNLLAKASFAQNTEQVLHQLPQVISSLDAYMDRSLQSASQIKTVTQLLSNMENTQLRSILPSSQMRKDTKNTEHEELRVE, encoded by the exons ATggctgcggcgggcggcggcggcggaggaggaggaggagcgaaaGCGGCGGTGGCAGAGCAGATAGCGCAGGCGGTGCGGTCCACCTCCAACCTCCTCCAGCTCATGGAGCAGTCCTCCCCCGCGCAG GTTCACTTGGCCAAACTTCCCAAGAATCTCTTGGCAAAAGCATCTTTTGCACAGAACACAGAACAG GTGCTACACCAACTACCGCAAGTAATTTCTTCCTTGGATGCTTATATGGACAGGAGCTTGCAAAG TGCCTCTCAAATTAAGACAGTCACACAGCTCTTGTCAAATATGGAGAACACTCAGCTGAGATCCATCTTGCCTTCCTCTCAGATGAGGAAAGATACAAAGAATACCGAACATGAAGAACTCAGGGTTGAATGA